One region of Thunnus albacares chromosome 20, fThuAlb1.1, whole genome shotgun sequence genomic DNA includes:
- the nptx2b gene encoding neuronal pentraxin-2b — MFSFLYGLLCFCALGCSRQASGQVDDGKRYICRAIPLSGDASCPVTLLPELNAGSQEEELRNTVMQLRETILQQKETISKQLGTINELTTKLSLCVSATDDRKYEKGGSWGKVKQNTMGDVPRDPNDTIDSLGKTMQGLKDRLENLEQQQMRANVSGASFPSELRDLLQRRLGELEKQLLKKVSNLEEEKSMLSNATAAYRLKTESTLNALVERISELEKGGGDFKSPEQFKLSLPQRTNYLYGRITKSLPEMYAFTLCMWIKSSASPGIGTPFSYGVPGQANEIVLIEWGNNPIELLINDKVAQLPLEVRDGRWHHICISWTTRDGQWDAYQDGERQGTGDNLAAWHPIKPGGVIILGQEQDVVGGRFDAGQAFVGELSQVNIWDRVLKPVEIQSMANCTSYMPGNVISWLASNVEVFGRGAFKRPLEVCQERLPNA, encoded by the exons ATGTTTTCATTCTTGTACGgattgttatgtttttgtgcGCTGGGTTGCAGTCGACAAGCGAGCGGCCAGGTGGACGATGGGAAGCGGTACATCTGCCGGGCAATACCCCTTAGCGGCGACGCCAGTTGCCCGGTGACATTGTTACCTGAACTAAACGCCGGAAGCCAAGAAGAGGAGCTCAGAAACACTGTCATGCAGCTACGGGAGACAATTCTACAGCAGAAAGAAACGATTTCCAAACAGTTAGGTACCATCAACGAGCTGACCACCAAACTGTCTCTCTGCGTCTCAGCCACCGACGATAGAAAATACGAAAAGGGGGGTTCATGGGGTAAAGTAAAGCAAAATACAATGGGAGATGTTCCCAGAGATCCAAACGACACGATCGACAGTCTTGGGAAAACAATGCAGGGGCTCAAGGACCGGTTGGAGAACCTGGAG CAACAGCAGATGCGGGCCAATGTATCCGGCGCCTCGTTCCCCAGTGAGCTGCGTGACCTGCTGCAGCGTCGCCTCGGGGAGCTGGAGAAACAGCTCCTGAAGAAAGTCAGCaacctggaggaggagaagagcaTGCTGTCCAATGCCACAGCCGCGTACAGGCTGAAGACAGAGAGCACGCTGAACGCCCTGGTGGAGAGGATCAGTGAGCTGGAGAAAG GAGGAGGAGACTTCAAGTCTCCTGAGCAGTTTAAGCTGTCCCTCCCCCAGCGTACCAACTACCTGTACGGCCGGATCACCAAGAGCCTTCCAGAGATGTACGCGTTCACACTCTGCATGTGGATCAAGTCCAGCGCCAGTCCTGGCATAGGGACACCTTTCTCTTACGGCGTGCCAGGGCAAGCGAATGAGATTGTGCTGATCGAATGGGGCAATAACCCAATCGAGCTGCTCATCAATGACAAG GTTGCCCAGTTGCCCTTGGAGGTACGGGATGGAAGGTGGCACCACATCTGCATCTCCTGGACCACACGGGATGGCCAGTGGGATGCTTACCAAGATGGGGAGAGGCAGGGAACTGGCGACAACCTGGCGGCCTGGCACCCCATCAAACCTGGGGGAGTCATCATCCTGGGGCAGGAGCAG GACGTCGTGGGTGGGCGCTTTGATGCTGGACAGGCTTTCGTGGGCGAACTGAGTCAGGTAAACATTTGGGACCGCGTTCTGAAGCCGGTTGAAATCCAGTCTATGGCCAACTGTACATCCTACATGCCCGGTAATGTGATCTCCTGGCTAGCAAGCAATGTGGAGGTCTTTGGGAGGGGGGCATTCAAAAGGCCTCTGGAGGTGTGTCAGGAGCGATTGCCCAATGCTTGa